In Rissa tridactyla isolate bRisTri1 chromosome 2, bRisTri1.patW.cur.20221130, whole genome shotgun sequence, a single window of DNA contains:
- the PRELID3A gene encoding PRELI domain containing protein 3A isoform X2: MKIWSSEHVFGHPWDTVIKAAMRKYPNPMNPCVVGVDVLDRSLDNQGRLHSHRLLSTEWGLPSIVKAILGTSRTLTYIEEHSVVDPVEKKMELCSTNITLTNLVSVDERLVYTPHPENPEKTVLTQEAIITVKGISLSSYLESLMANTISSNARKGWDAIEWIIQNSESALS; the protein is encoded by the exons ATGAAGATCTGGAGCTCGGAGCATGTGTTCGG ACACCCTTGGGATACAGTGATCAAAGCTGCTATGAGAAAGTATCCCAACCCAATGAATCCGTGTGTGGTAGGAGTAGATGTCCTCGACAGAAGCCTTGATAACCAGGGGAGGTTGCATAGTCACCGTCTTCTCAGCACAGAGTGGGGACTGCCAAGTATTGTAAAAGCG ATTTTAGGAACAAGTAGAACTCTGACTTACATTGAGGAACATTCTGTGGTAGatccagtggaaaaaaagatggagCTTTGCTCAACTAAT attacTCTTACAAACTTGGTGTCTGTTGATGAGAGACTGGTTTACACACCTCATCCTGAAAACCCTGAAAA AACTGTGCTAACTCAAGAAGCAATTATTACTGTTAAAGGCATTAGCTTGAGCAGTTATCTGGAAAGCTTAATGGCAAACACAATATCTTCTAATGCCAGAAAG GGGTGGGATGCTATTGAGTGGATAATTCAAAATTCTGAAAGCGCTCTAAGCTAG
- the PRELID3A gene encoding PRELI domain containing protein 3A isoform X1, whose protein sequence is MKIWSSEHVFGHPWDTVIKAAMRKYPNPMNPCVVGVDVLDRSLDNQGRLHSHRLLSTEWGLPSIVKAILGTSRTLTYIEEHSVVDPVEKKMELCSTNITLTNLVSVDERLVYTPHPENPEKTVLTQEAIITVKGISLSSYLESLMANTISSNARKGRDALEWVISKLNTELEELKSTREGMKPAMAAASTEK, encoded by the exons ATGAAGATCTGGAGCTCGGAGCATGTGTTCGG ACACCCTTGGGATACAGTGATCAAAGCTGCTATGAGAAAGTATCCCAACCCAATGAATCCGTGTGTGGTAGGAGTAGATGTCCTCGACAGAAGCCTTGATAACCAGGGGAGGTTGCATAGTCACCGTCTTCTCAGCACAGAGTGGGGACTGCCAAGTATTGTAAAAGCG ATTTTAGGAACAAGTAGAACTCTGACTTACATTGAGGAACATTCTGTGGTAGatccagtggaaaaaaagatggagCTTTGCTCAACTAAT attacTCTTACAAACTTGGTGTCTGTTGATGAGAGACTGGTTTACACACCTCATCCTGAAAACCCTGAAAA AACTGTGCTAACTCAAGAAGCAATTATTACTGTTAAAGGCATTAGCTTGAGCAGTTATCTGGAAAGCTTAATGGCAAACACAATATCTTCTAATGCCAGAAAG GGTCGGGATGCCCTGGAGTGGGTGATCAGCAAACTAAACACAGAACTGGAGGAGCTGAAGTCAACGCGTGAGGGCATGAAACCAGCCATGGCAGCAGCGTCAACAGAAAAATAA